In the genome of Neodiprion fabricii isolate iyNeoFabr1 chromosome 4, iyNeoFabr1.1, whole genome shotgun sequence, the window GAAGGATAggatcacgtgacagcagctcgcCAAAAATCGGCGAGGATCGCGCAGAGCATCCCTCGACACGACGCATTCTGCGTCCAGTGGTTATACCGTTCAGACGTGTTTTCGCTTCATAGTAGTTTCTTTTATCGCACCTTCCATATCTTGTGTCTCCTTCCGCTTCAACTGCTCTCtgctgtattttcttttcacgtaagtgaggttttccaaatttatttGCATCGTATCTTGTCTATATCTTTTAcctattttctctcttctccaCGCGGGCTCGTCTGttaccttattttttttaacctaaTACCGCAAATAACTTCGCGACTAGTCAGCTTACTTATTTAATCTGTGACTATTACTTCCTTTCCTGATTTTGCTTCGCTTATCTAATATCGCTGCATTACAGGGTTTTGCTATCGCTTTGCTTCTGCTTTAATAGAAACTGCCTAATTACCTGCTCTATTTGAATAGCGTACCTATTGTTCTTTGCGGTGATCGACGAATTAATCGGCTTATAAATTCTCTCATTTTGTCTTATTCTTATTATCTCATTTCTATCGTTTTACTGTAATTCCTATTACCTTGTCTCTATCTTTTTGTGTGATCTGATTAAGTCGCCTTGTTATCGAATGTTTTGTGTAATAATGGAGTAACGCGCCGTACTTACTGAACAACACATTTCTTATCTACGTCTTTTCTCTATTATCGCCGGTACGTAGTTTGTCCGTAGTCCCTCTCGCTTGTAATATATCGCATTGTAATATGTTTCTAAGAGTTTCTTTTCGTTATATACGTTAAGAATATCTGTATCTTTCCTATATCTTACCGTTATTCCTTTCATACCTATCGCATATATTTCAAGCTAGAAACTACGtagtattttatattttctattatattttttaagtcctgaatattttatcgAGTATCTAGTTTCCTTGAATTTGGATCACTATACGATTCCGTTGAATTGAATTAATGAATCTCTGATCTAACTTTGATATTATTTGATTGACTTGTACTTTCTTGCTTCCTTATGTCGCTTGTAACATTTCTTactttctttattattatttatatttcctGCTTCCTTCATTCTTTATAACATTCTCTGTTTTACCTGCAAATTATCATGactgtttttctttatcgCGATAATACTATTCTCTCGCTGTATCATTCTATTTTCGCTTGCATTGTTAACCTACTTTAAGAACCTTAGATTGTGGATTGCATGCTAGCCTACCTTGATCGATTCTTGTAAACCATGCCGATTGTTACTTCAAGTAATAATATCGCTAACATACGTATTTCTCTTGCTCATCACGTTTCCCTTGTCCCGTTACTTTGTTAATTCTCACTCATaacttttctctggctgtGTTTGAATTTCTTCCGTGATTTAATTGTTACCGAATTTCTTGAATTGCTCGCTTGTAATTAATATCGCTCGCATTTTGTCAATATACTTGATACTATTACCGTTACCTATTTTATTGTGTTTATCTATTGGATCCAACCCCTctcctctaccattatcttgccTATACTGAGCcagctgtgcaaaaccgtcgttcCTCGATCCGACACTCTAAGGACGTTGCCTACTCCCGGCGGAACTGCCGCTTGCAGACGTTCACGCGATGCAAGTTTTCTCCGACATTTATAAAGATATCGAACTTTTGTTAGAAGCATTTTGAAGGCGTAGGAGTAATCTGTGCCGTGTATTTTTCCGAATTTCGAGTCGTAGAAAACAGCACTGAAAATGAGCAAATTTCCCGTTGTAATAAAACgagaacgaatttttttttcacaattctacGAAATACACGGCACAGATACAGGAAAAGTATGATATTCCACGCGATcgaatgtatatattttatttattgacgCGCCATTACTTTTGATTATGTTTCGTACCATAGATTTCGCTGATTTTTCAATACGCCTTATCTATCAATTTCTGATATACTCCTGCATGGCTAACTCAATTTTCTTGATTTACTAATTTTCTTTTGCATATCTATcgatgtatatacatatatgtaacacttttaatttttcctggCGTGGTTGAGAGGTTGGGACGGGATAGGGTGGGTTTCTTCATCGCAGCGACCTCCACGTGGTGAGACCTGGATCATTGATGGCAATGTATTTAGTAGGGATGCGTGATTTCAGATCGATCCACTCAAGAATCGAACTTTTGGGTCGAGAAAATAGATCTTTTGTATTGATAATTTACTAATCGATTTTTCTAGAATCGATTCCAAGTCTGCAAGGATCGGAAGGTTCTTAAATGTTCAATTAAAAAACGTTTTGAAAGTCTATTTTGGCGTTCTGTATTTTATGGATAATATAGGTTTGAGAATAGAAAAGAATCGACCAATTTCTAGCGCTGAATAAATCTAATATCACaactaataaaaaaagtttcccaCCTAGTCGGCTGGATTTGTGTAATATGTAAATGAGAACTATTGCTGTGATAAACAAATATGACCCAAAGCAAACTACTGTTAAATATCAAAACTGTTGAATAAGTACTACATTTTTGTGACACGATTTTTAATCTTCAATATAGCTACCGGTTTCCAGTTAaactaaaaagtaaaaataacgatcAATCTTTTGTGTCCGATTTTTTGGCTGAgtcgatttttccaaaatcaatttgaatCGATCCTGAGAATCGACCTTTGGCTTGATATCGCCCATCCCTGGCATTTAGTCATGAATTAGCTAACTGCTGTTTCGGGTAATTTCTcttgtaacatttttcactttcctgCAACGAGTTATGCAATAGATCTCTTGAAAACTCGAAGATTATTCAATGATTTCTGcaacttattattatttgcataagcaataaatattttaaataatatgaatacGTGCCAACCTCTCCTTGGATAAACGTATCCTAATCTCATTCGCGTATATTCCTCGCACGTCAGAACTTCGGACCGTTCAAGTGCAAGCAGACTGGTCCCAACGGAGTGCAGAGTGGGGGGCCATAGAACGCGAGGGGCATAGACTTAAGTTCCGCCCACTCTTCCCCTTGGCCGCCCGtgtgtgtgaattttttcaggtttaaaaaattgtaatttcgaaactgatctttcgatttttctctttcaaatttcaccaccGGCTAACaaaaaatctgataaaaattCCGAGACTCTTTTTTGTATCGGCAATAACACATCgtactaaaaaataatcaaaatcgCAGGGGGTGAGGTACAGGGGCTGCTAATTTGACGCGAAGTGCTCGAAATATTTGCCGTATCTTCGATAATTGCTGTAAATACGCGTGTACAACGTTATATCGTTGCAGTAAATAATCCTATAATTAGCGCTCAAGGCAAGTAAGAAAATTACGCTTGCTTGTGTGAACTGTTGGTTGTGTAACTCCCCACGCATGTAGCTTTACCCCCACTGCGCACACGCCGCAAACGTCATGGTTGGCAGAAGGAGCACTGTCGACCAACTATACCGAATTCAATTCAGACGAGCAAAGCGCCCCGAAGCTCCTGGTTCCGGTCGCAGGAGTTTCTCTTCTTTTAATTAACCCGGCCGGTTCACTGACGAAGGCTTGGTTCGTGtgttttttcatgattttggTGACAGGCGCAGAGAATATTTTAACGATAAACGGAAACCCGACGATTCGTTGACTTGCGCCGGTTAGAGTCGTCAGCGAAAATTGAGAGACTGTAAAACACGCCAAGCTTTTGTTTAAGACACGATCAAGTAAAAGGGAACtgagaataagaagaaaaaaaaacaaacgtttAATCGGTAATTCGAGAAAACTGAGAATCGGAGGTTCACCTTAAATTATCGAAGAACAGTTGAGTTTATCTACATCGTCGTGACTGTACCGAACGGTATAGAGGATTTTGGATAAAGTTTGTGGATCGTTGAGCAGGTGAATCgtaaatcgaataaaattctgaTCTATAATTTTAGTCCTAAAGTGTATTTCGAAAAGTGATGCgagcgttgaaaaatttgaaatacatttAAATTCCACAAGGTTGCGtcagtttttatttcttaaattAGTAACCGTCAGTGTGAGCCAAGTTCTATAAATTTCTTAACGCTGCACTCTGTACAGCCGCCAGTTGTACGATTAGTTGGAAAAACAATACTCCCAGTGATAACGCCTAACCCTGACATCCGTCCTAATGACTCAAAATTATATGTGTTCAAACAAACGGTAGATAAGAGATGGTGAATTTTACTGTggaaagattttcaatttcaaagaaaaaacaattccgaTGCAATTGAAATCATGCACTGgctttgaattattattggCTACAGGTTTATCGCTTCGAATACGTCAAATAAGCAAACATTAATTTGAGCCCAATTCCATTATTTATCACCGACGGTTTCAGACATCTTCGGCAAATGTAGAACAATCGTGGAGCGATGTGATTTAACGTACATGGAGCGCCATGGTGAACGCGTAGATGACCACTTTACTTTGATATAAAGTCGTAAATACATTAAGTACTCGCTCACTTTGAAATACCCCGATCAACTTTCGAGCCGCGCTTTAAGAGGGTGCCAAATATCGAAGTACACCTACTTTAAACGAGGAAAAGGGCTTAACAGCTCCGCTCTATAAGTAATTCTGAACAAATACGCTCCgatgcattttcatttgatgtagaaataaagaaatggatcCGATTCTAGGAAATCGtaattagtaaaatttttcaattcgtaccaatataaaaataacaatctaATGTTTTGAATGCAGTTAAGCCAAATCCAGGTACACCATCTTTTCTGAGAGTTAAAACTAATCGAATAGTCGGATAATTACGAATTCGTGTCACGCGAATGTACTAAACGCGATTGCCAAATGGCCTTTTATCAAATGGTCGGATTAATTAAAGGCCAATTTATTCTTCAACTTCAACTCTGCTAACCACTTACTCAAATCTCTTTGTACCATCGTTATCGCACTGTTAAATATTTCTGTATAAAACTTCTTACTCTGTATCGTAGATTTTATTCGAATACCAAACAATTTGAATTCACCACACATTTTACCATTCAATTTACTACACAATTTAGTAAATTcgaattatcatttattttttttgtacttttcctataaaattttagtaaaatcaaaaattttcaatgtaaaTGTAAGATAAATACATAGTAATTTACGTTGCTGCACCGAATTTGTAAACTTGCAGTCTGATTGCACCAATTTTTACCAGTGCGTATAAGTTAAAACGATAATTAAGAAGCACGATGATGTGACCCGACTCAAGACCCAATCTCAAATCTCGATTGAACGGGTCACGGATTTTGAGtaatgattatatttttgcAACTTGTATCTGTTCAAGTTATAGAGTGAAGCAGACCGGGAGTGTGaatgtacagaaaaaaatttgccacgTTAATAGAAGTTGTGAAAAGTTCTACGAAGAACATGATAGGACGCCCTAAGTAAAGCGTCAACGCACTCGCTGTGCTTAAGCATTTCTTGTCCCGCCCGACTGTTCCTTTCATAGCAAGTAATTGTTGAATAAAGAAGGACGGATCAGCCGAAATAACAATCGGTTTATTGGTTCACAGAATGCCGCGTGAAAACGTAACAGAGTCCGTGGACCCAGGAATCGTTCCATCGTCAGAGGATACGGCTAATCGTTGTGCGAGCATCGACAGGGCACGAATGAAGCCGTCAACGTCATTTGATTCGGACAACTCGTCTCGAAGACGCAACTCCTCGAGATCATCGCCGGAAAGTTCTGACTCCGAGCAGACGTCGTCCGACGATGAGTACGACAGTGAAAATGAGGAGTTGAGTGACAACACGCAAGTCTCAGGCATGACAAAGGGGTTGAAGGGGCTCAATCTGAATTCTGCGAGAACGAGCACCAAGGAGAATGCACCGAGCGACGGTGCATCCGATTCTGAATCAGATTCAAGTGGGGATGAAATCGTGGCGCGAGGTCCGAACATTCCTCGTCGTGCAAGCAAGAAGCGCTCAGAACCCTACCATCCGAACGACCGTGGAAGAATCGAAGGAAATTACCAGTCAACCTTAAATCTACACGACCATACTTTGCAAGAAGCGGTCAACTCGGTATACAAATCGGATCCAGTGCTTTTCGATGGACTGGTGGCTAAACTGGTGAATAACAATACTTAAGCCAGTTATAATATGTTCGAAATTCTGGGACACTTGATCCAATTTCACTACaagtttcatttgaaaaataagattcCTTCTCCAAACGTTTCAGAATTTAGTAAAGTACCACATTAACTTTGTAGTTTCTTATCCTAGGCAAATTGAAGCGAATAAGTATGTTGGTTACATAGGAAATAGATCAAAACCACCTAACGATTTACCTTACGATTATTTAAAGAGAATTTGTGAAGAATTTAATCACGCTGCAAATCAACGAATGACTGTTCATACTAACGTGTGTATTCTATTTTACAAATATCCAAAGCTCTGTGAAACAAATTCCATTGAAGCGTTTGGAAATGACTACAATTGGACTCCGGGCAACTTATCGAGAAACATGGCTACAGTTCCAGATATACACATTGAGCAATCAAGCCCAAATAACTTCTCGCCTACGGTAATGTGATATTCTATTGTAAATTgaagatatgaaaattttttaaaacaagccGGATTtagataattaataattattgggCCAGTTTTGATAgtctttcaaaaatattttacagccTTTTCAGTGGGAGGGGTTTCCCTTATCACCATCGACATCGCAAATTTGCGACACCCCGAATCATAGTCCAGAAGGAAGTTCTAGCCACTGGAACCCGGACGAAAGCACCCAATATTTGTTCCATAACTCGCCAACAAATAACATGCTCACTACCTGCAATGATAAATGGCTTCCGAATGGTAATAGCGTAGAAACGCAGAGCAATTCATCagggaaacaatttttcatcgactCCCCAGGCTCTGATTACCAACTAGAGTCACAGGTACTTACCGATTTTATCGACGCGGAAACCTTTCGGAACTTGGCCCCATATAACGCCTTGCCGTCGCCGGGTTCGATAATGGCCGATAATACCTCTATTGAAAGCAAAGTATTAAACTGCGACTTTGGCAACAACGAAAACACAATTGGAATTTACCATCAGGTACCCAACATTTCGTCTTCCCCGACAAGTTCAGATACGAACGGTTCTCTTCCATCCCCGATTCACAATCAGACAACTCTGAAACAAATCAGCATGACAGGTACCAATGGTGGAGCAGTAACATACTCCACAAATCACCATTCGACAGATCAACAATGCGAAATCCGTTTTGACAGCGACAATACCTGGAATTCGACGAAATCCATGCGATCGAAAAATTTGCCACCTACGAAATCAAGCCAAACATTGCCGAGGACTGAGGGTATTTTTCAAACCCCAAAGAAACCCGCGAAATTTCGAGCCACAACGGCCACACGGTAAGATTGGAATTTGTCTATACTATCTTAAAcaacgttgcaaatttactCCACACAATTATTTGATAAGACTCACGGAAAAAAACTTGTGTAATGTAGCAAAGAGCCGGACTACGTGGCTTGCTTAAAAACACCAACAATACCAGGTTGCGACAGTCTGATGGAAAATGTAAGCAACTCTGCAGCATCTGAGGCCGCAAGTGAGATGATGGATTGGAAAGAAAGCTACAATGCCGCGGGCGATTCGTAAGTAACTCACAAACGGACGATAAACATTTCAGATCCTATGAAACAAGGGTGTTTCGGTAACACTTCTTCCTCCGTTATTTTGGCACCGATGAATCAATTGAATAACTTTTCTGCAGGACCCTAATGGCATTAATACGCAACCTGAAGCCAGATTCGAAACCCAGAATCGTAGCTTTGGTGCGAAAGATGAAAACTCGACCCGAAACTTTCAGTTATAAGAACCGATTCGGACACGATGCTCTGTACTTGGcagcaatttttcatcccgAGCTTCCGGAACTAAGTCGTTTTATAGCAGAGGCCTGGATACAGAGCATTACCAACTCGACGATACCTGTCGACATCCAGCCTACTAGATACGACACGCATGACTCGGTAAGCAAAACTTGAGCTAACCGTGTTTCCCGGAGATTCGATCAACGCGATAGACGATATCGAAGCGGATGCTTGTTTTTGACAACCGACTACGATTCAATTTCAGGACACGCTGCTGCATTTGTTGGCGGCTAAAGGAGACAGCCACGCGAACATTCTCAAAGAACTTATGTCGGTCGGGTCCAGTATGT includes:
- the LOC124180821 gene encoding uncharacterized protein LOC124180821 isoform X2 translates to MPRENVTESVDPGIVPSSEDTANRCASIDRARMKPSTSFDSDNSSRRRNSSRSSPESSDSEQTSSDDEYDSENEELSDNTQVSGMTKGLKGLNLNSARTSTKENAPSDGASDSESDSSGDEIVARGPNIPRRASKKRSEPYHPNDRGRIEGNYQSTLNLHDHTLQEAVNSVYKSDPVLFDGLVAKLLCETNSIEAFGNDYNWTPGNLSRNMATVPDIHIEQSSPNNFSPTPFQWEGFPLSPSTSQICDTPNHSPEGSSSHWNPDESTQYLFHNSPTNNMLTTCNDKWLPNGNSVETQSNSSGKQFFIDSPGSDYQLESQVLTDFIDAETFRNLAPYNALPSPGSIMADNTSIESKVLNCDFGNNENTIGIYHQVPNISSSPTSSDTNGSLPSPIHNQTTLKQISMTGTNGGAVTYSTNHHSTDQQCEIRFDSDNTWNSTKSMRSKNLPPTKSSQTLPRTEGIFQTPKKPAKFRATTATRKEPDYVACLKTPTIPGCDSLMENVSNSAASEAASEMMDWKESYNAAGDSTLMALIRNLKPDSKPRIVALVRKMKTRPETFSYKNRFGHDALYLAAIFHPELPELSRFIAEAWIQSITNSTIPVDIQPTRYDTHDSDTLLHLLAAKGDSHANILKELMSVGSSMFDVSAVNIKGKIPLHVAVECHSEEKSTVEICRLLYKPDFYCDIEHITLEMLKKQKLIEVILGECGSNTSSTGN
- the LOC124180821 gene encoding uncharacterized protein LOC124180821 isoform X1, whose amino-acid sequence is MRLFMSVVQYSFPSSKLLTLYLLLYFFTILDSHTDAPIPQLQHTINSCVFTHVIQMRMPRENVTESVDPGIVPSSEDTANRCASIDRARMKPSTSFDSDNSSRRRNSSRSSPESSDSEQTSSDDEYDSENEELSDNTQVSGMTKGLKGLNLNSARTSTKENAPSDGASDSESDSSGDEIVARGPNIPRRASKKRSEPYHPNDRGRIEGNYQSTLNLHDHTLQEAVNSVYKSDPVLFDGLVAKLLCETNSIEAFGNDYNWTPGNLSRNMATVPDIHIEQSSPNNFSPTPFQWEGFPLSPSTSQICDTPNHSPEGSSSHWNPDESTQYLFHNSPTNNMLTTCNDKWLPNGNSVETQSNSSGKQFFIDSPGSDYQLESQVLTDFIDAETFRNLAPYNALPSPGSIMADNTSIESKVLNCDFGNNENTIGIYHQVPNISSSPTSSDTNGSLPSPIHNQTTLKQISMTGTNGGAVTYSTNHHSTDQQCEIRFDSDNTWNSTKSMRSKNLPPTKSSQTLPRTEGIFQTPKKPAKFRATTATRKEPDYVACLKTPTIPGCDSLMENVSNSAASEAASEMMDWKESYNAAGDSTLMALIRNLKPDSKPRIVALVRKMKTRPETFSYKNRFGHDALYLAAIFHPELPELSRFIAEAWIQSITNSTIPVDIQPTRYDTHDSDTLLHLLAAKGDSHANILKELMSVGSSMFDVSAVNIKGKIPLHVAVECHSEEKSTVEICRLLYKPDFYCDIEHITLEMLKKQKLIEVILGECGSNTSSTGN